From one Mycobacterium colombiense CECT 3035 genomic stretch:
- a CDS encoding PaaI family thioesterase codes for MNVTVPGHLFAQLPFYDVVDTDDSVVVDLRNRPDLTNLRGALQGGLVATLIDIAAGRLAVKYAGDGGGAGTADMSIHFLAPIVDGPARATATLVRAGKRMIVVGVDVFDVGRNRLAARATLSFAILARRNPVHVAAAP; via the coding sequence ATGAACGTCACCGTGCCGGGGCATCTCTTCGCGCAGCTGCCGTTCTACGACGTCGTCGATACCGATGATTCGGTGGTCGTCGACCTGCGCAACCGACCGGATCTGACGAACCTGCGCGGCGCGCTGCAGGGTGGACTCGTCGCCACGCTCATCGACATCGCCGCCGGGCGCCTTGCGGTCAAATACGCCGGCGATGGCGGCGGGGCGGGAACCGCGGACATGTCAATCCACTTCCTGGCACCCATCGTCGATGGCCCCGCGCGCGCTACCGCCACGTTGGTGCGCGCGGGGAAGCGGATGATCGTTGTCGGCGTCGACGTCTTCGACGTTGGCCGAAACCGGCTCGCGGCCCGCGCCACGCTGAGCTTCGCGATCCTTGCACGCCGCAACCCTGTTCACGTTGCGGCGGCCCCGTAG